TATTGAGAAACCATGTCCAACACGATTCAAAATCTTACCTACAATTGAGTAGAGTTGGTCGCTGATCTGACAGATCTAAGCATTTATATCATTCGAAAAGGGGCAATACTCTATGGTAAGACATATTTTGTCATTATTCTCACATTCTCTACCTACCGCATGAAGGAGTTAGTCACATGAGCGACACAGAACGCGGAGTCATCCTGGTTGGACATGGAGGCATTCCCAAGGATTATCCATCAGATCGTGTCTCGACGTTGAAACGATTAGAAGCCCAACGGCGGGCAGCGGGCCAACCCATGTCTCAAGAAGAACTGGAACTCGACAACCAGATACGGACCTGGCCTCGCACACCTGAAACCGACCCCTATCAAGCCGGCCTCGAAGCCTTGGCCTCACAGATGAAACCGATGCTGAACGGCGCTCACTTCTCTTTGGCCTACAATGAATTTTGCGGACCGACGCTATCGGAAGCAGTCGAACAACTCATTGGGGAAGGCGCGAAACAGATAACGATTGTCTCGACGATGTTTACACCCGGCGGGTCACATTCCGAATTCGAAATTCCTGAAGAACTGCAGGAATTGAGAGCCAAACATCCAGAAGCAACACTGAATTATGCCTGGCCGTTTAACCTCTCTCAGGTAGCTCAGATGTTGACCGACCATATCAGGACATTCTCGTAGCAACTCGCAGTCCATTTTCGCTAAAATTCAATATGGCTACAGATGAAAAGGCACCAAGAAGCCAGGGCCCGCCACGTTCGTCATCCGTTCCATTAGATACGATACACCATATCGCCGTCGTCGTATCAGACATCGAGGAAGGAGTTTCGTGGTATACGAAACACTTTCACTGCATCATTGAATATATTGATGAAACATGGGCCCTTCTACAATTCGCGAATACCAAGCTCGCTTTAGTGCTCCCCCATCAGCACCCCGCTCACTTCGCTATCGTACGTGAAGATGCGGAAAAATTTGGAACGTTGACGACTCATCGCGACGGACTCAAGTCTATTTATATGAAGGACATAGCAGGAAATCCCCTGGAGATTCTTAAGGAGGAAGCCGAGCCAGATGCAGATTAAGACACGTGAATCAGTTAAAAGGGGTTGGTGATTGACCCGATGGTACATATTAAGCCTCCATCCGGCCTGATCGACCAACACGGCGTAAGCCTACTGCTTGCCCACATTCAAAGCTAAATTAATCTACGTAAAAAAACCGGAAACGCTCCATTGGCCTCTCTTCGCAAGAGACGATTATGGTATACTGAGGAACAAGTATTGAATACGTAGATTTACTCTGGAGGCTTGACCATGTCCATCCCAACAAAGCTCCTAACTTCTCTTGCGTTCTTCTTCCTGGTTGCCACACTCGTGACCATAGGCAGTCACCAACATACCGCTACATTATCTCTTGGACATGCGATCGCTCAACCAACGTCTCTCGCAGCGACCATTAATCCTGACCATGCAAATACCCCGGAGTCTGATGGAATCTTCGCCTTCACGATGAATGATATCGATGGGAAGCCAACCCCCTTGGATCAATTCAAGGGACAGGTAATCATGGTCGTCAACACGGCCAGCTTTTGCGGGAACACACCAC
The genomic region above belongs to Nitrospirales bacterium and contains:
- a CDS encoding CbiX/SirB N-terminal domain-containing protein encodes the protein MSDTERGVILVGHGGIPKDYPSDRVSTLKRLEAQRRAAGQPMSQEELELDNQIRTWPRTPETDPYQAGLEALASQMKPMLNGAHFSLAYNEFCGPTLSEAVEQLIGEGAKQITIVSTMFTPGGSHSEFEIPEELQELRAKHPEATLNYAWPFNLSQVAQMLTDHIRTFS
- a CDS encoding VOC family protein; the encoded protein is MATDEKAPRSQGPPRSSSVPLDTIHHIAVVVSDIEEGVSWYTKHFHCIIEYIDETWALLQFANTKLALVLPHQHPAHFAIVREDAEKFGTLTTHRDGLKSIYMKDIAGNPLEILKEEAEPDAD